The Montipora capricornis isolate CH-2021 chromosome 3, ASM3666992v2, whole genome shotgun sequence genome includes the window TAATCTGGCAATTCTCACATGAACACctaaattataaacaaaaatgcagTATCACATTGCGTTGTGTTCACCAAATGAAAGGATGTACTGCATAAACCAAATTACCAGTGTATGAGTTGGTGAAGCCAGCAGCACAGTAAACAATTCGTAGTATTGACAAGTTAAACATGTATTGCAGTAACATTCCCGATCTGCGAACCATATTATTAAAGTTATAATTGATCTAGGCTATGTTGTACTCACAGGAATGATTAAAATCGGCAACATAAACAGTTGTCACAACCAGACCGAGAAGGAAATTAATTCGTGCTCCCAGAGTTTTGTCCGCTTGATCTACAGTATAAGACACAAGCAGAAAGCCACACCGCCGTAAACAAATAGTCTTAGATTGTACTTTCATCCTGGGTTCCATGGATCTTCGTTAGTTCCTActgtagacttgccacaagtcgacctacTGTTTTAAGTAATTAATTGATCAAAGCTCGGGCTTTCTAAACTCAATTTCGCCTGAGAAAAAGTAGAATTGTCCACtgaaaaaaggaacacattcgaGTACATTGTGAAATCACAAAGAAAAAGCCAAAATATGTAATTTTCTTCATGCTATTTATTTAGGCTTAAAACGCTTAAAGGGCAACTGTCACctaaaaaacactttttcgcAAAAACATTCCCCGTAGTCCATTTGTATTGATGGAATAAAAAAGTTCATCTTTCGAAGCTTCCTTCCCCGTTAATTCAGCCTTGAAAGTTCGTATTTTGCCGCTCGTTGGCAGTTCCACCATGAAAACTTCGATTCTGGGTCATGTGACATCATACGTCATACGTGTGTAACTTTCATAAAGCACTGAAATGGCCGACTCATCGAGTAGCAGTGATAGCTCCATTTCTGGATCTGATTTATCTGATTGCGAGCGAGCTGTAGGGGAGGATACGATGGAAAATGAAGTTGTGTCTTTCCCCGGTATTCAGCCATGGCGTTTTGAGCCTCCAGGGAGAGTTGTGCGACACAAGAGCGTAAGGATGATATCGAACGTCCACGCCATCGTTGTGACCAAGATAGTGAAGAATGGTGAGTTTCTTGAAGCCTTGGATGTCAAAATGGCAGCGACTTTCCAAGTTAAATTGTTTTACCACAATTGAAAGTAGTCGTGACTATTTTCCATTTATTATATTTACTGTAGCTTCAATAAACACCTTTCGATCAGACGAAAATGCTGTTGCTACTTTCCAAAATCCACTACCTGCTGATCGCTTTagtaaataaagaataaatgctataccgaataattgcattgtgactagacttgatagacaacaaatgcaaggaaacaatgttatgtgcttgtaatatttcgatataaatAATCTATATCATCTTCGGACTAAGGTGGGATACAAGTAGCAGAATTTAAATACTGCGAGATTGTGCAACAGTATAATCACgtgaaagtgaaaaacaaagaaacgaaactgTCAGGAGAATAGGCGGAGTTCTCTACTGGCTTTTAAGCCATTGTTCAGAAATGGTGTTAGACACTTAATATGGTAAGCTTCTTTCTATAGTAATAGATTCCAGTTATCATCGCGATCTATTATGTTAGTGTTATCACTCACAGTTTGGGCGAAGAATTCTTTGTTGATTACAGTAGTAGATGAAATGTtctcatttgtaaaaatatccGGTAAGTTGTATAAATCTTGTATGTGTTTCATATTATCACAATCGCGAAGATGTTTATATATAGCGCTTTCTTTGTCCGTGAGTGCATGTTCTTGTGTTCGGACAAACAGAGTTCTGTTCGTTTTGCCGATGTACGAAGAATTACAACCAGGGCAGATGAATTCATAAAcaacatttgattggcttaatTGTGGCGTTTTGTCCTTAGTGCTTGtgaagaaacacaattttgttgTCTTCTCTTTTATTCGGATGTGAACATGGCGTGTGTATAATCTTGTTTGGGGATCAAAACTACTCCTTCTCCTTTGTCCGGTTTTAATATTACAGATTACATTAAAGACCTGCAATCGACCGCTGTAATATTAAAACCGGACAAAGGAGAGGGAGTAGTTTTGATCCCCAAACAAGATTATACACATGCCATGGACAGTCTGTTTTCTGATCGTACGAAATTTAAGCCCATTAAGACAGATCCTACTCATCGACGACTTTTTTACATCCAGAATTACCTTCGTACCCTTGTGAGGCGAGGCGAACTAGACAAAGATTCATATAAAAATATCCGACCCCGAAATGCCAAACCTGCTCGTGCTCATGGCCTTCCGAAGATCCACAAAGCTTTCCACCAGCTTCCAAAGTTCCGCCCTATTATTGATACAACCGGTACCACGCACTACTCTGTTGATAAATTCATCAGTGAGCTTCTACAACCACTCACACTGAATGAGTTCACATTGAGGGACACTTTCGACGCAGCAAATAGAATCCAGGCAATATCTCCAACTTTGTTCGACGAAGGTTATGAATTCGTGTTTTTTGATGTGGAATCTCTCTTTACGAATGTTCCTCTCCAGTGGACACTGAAAATCATTATAGATCGAATCTACAAGAAGAAGCTTGTCAAAACCAATCTCAAGAAATCTACACTTCGCAAACTTATCCGCGACACATGCACGAAAACTGTCTTTTCTTGCAACAACCAGCTGTATGAACAAACCGATGGTGTTAGCATGGGTGGATCGCTCGGTCCAGTGCTGGCAAATATTATCATGACAgaatttgaacatgaaattaTAAATAACCTCATCAATCAAAGTCTAATTGCCTTCTATTGCAGATACGTAGATGACACTCTCCTTCTCATTACACGCAACACAATCACCACTATTTTGGATCACTTTCACAAGTTTGATAGAAATATCCGCTTTACTTGCGACTTATTTGAAAACAGCACTCCGCACTTTCTGGACATCAACATCACTATTGATGGCCTTGGCATCTGCAGGAAAGATACTTTTACTGGACACTACACTAACTTTGACAGCTTTGTACCTTGGCGACACAAAATCTCTTGGGTCAGAGCACTGATTGACCGCATACATCAAATCTGCACtcctaacaaaattaaaaccgAGCTTAAGTTGATAAGGAAGTTTTTATCATGGAATGGTTTTCCTAAACGCGTTGCCAACCTATTAATTGATCACTTTAAAACAAATGCACAGAAAAGGGCTTCAAATCATCTTGCCAACGATACCTCCCACAACAACCAGTATCCCACTATTTGGCTCACCATCCCATTCGTCAGTGACCTAACAACACAACTTGTTAAGAGGCTTAAACGTTTGTCCGAACACAAGAACATGCACTCACGGACAAAGAAAGCGCTATATATAAACATCTTCGCGATTGTGATAATATCAAACACATACAAGATTTATACAACTTACCGGatacttttacaaatgagaACATTTCATCTACTACTGTAATGAACAAAGAATTCTTCGCCCAAACTGTGGGTGATGACACTAACATAATAGATCGCAATGATAACTGGAATCTATTACTATATAAAGAAGCTTACCATATTAAGTGTCTAACACCATTTCTGAACAATGGCTTAAAAGCCAGTAGAGAACTCCGCCTATTCTCCTGAcagtttcgtttctttgtttttcactttcacGTGATTATACTGTTGCACAATCTCGCAGTATTTAAATTCTGCTACTTGTATCCCGCCTTAGTCCAAAGATGATATagatttatatcgaaatattacaagcacataacattgtttccttgcatttgttgtctatcaagtttagtcacaatgcaattactcggtaGAGCATTTATTCTGTTGCTACTTGCTTACGTGTTCATGTACTCACTGTGTTCACTTCAGTACTTGATTAATTTACATTACCGAGGTACCGGCTTTGGCGACTACTGCTTTGGCTGTAGCTTCGGCATATATTTAAGGTCACCGCACCAGCGCTATTTCAACTTAGAATGCTCGCTGCTTTGTTCACTTTTTTGTGAAACAAACAATCGCAGAAGCTGCGAGTGTTGCAACAGAATAATTATTGGCTTCCATCATTGTGCTATTCTGTTTCACTTCTCGTGATATCAGTTTTGCCAAATTGTTATGAAGGCTTATTTTTCGTATTCACCGGCtccaaaatttcactttttaggGTGTGTGGAATTTTAATTTGAACCTTTTCGAAAGAGAAGAATGATGTCTCCTTCGTTTATTTTGTGAAGTTTCGATTGCAAATGATGCACCCATGCATCAAACCAATCAGTGTCTTGTGTTTTCATGCCTATCCTTTTTGACCGCGCTATCAACCTGATAGTCGGATTCTTCTGGCTTTCCATGATCTTATAGAAATCTAGGAATTTcttttacaatattttacacAAGAAGGTGATAAGTTTCAAACAAGCCTTACTATTAATAGAAAACTTTTACAGCACATCATCATGGAATGGGAGAAGAATGTCTTTCGAGATATATTCCTAATTTGCACAGTAAGAAGGTCTCTAACTTGATGTAGTGTTCAATTCCCTCTCATGACCTTTTCAATTATAAACTATCGTTGATGAATAGGTGCCTCTGTGGAAATTGCCACAAGATGTGGCAAGAAGAAGAGAATATTTGCTGCCGGGAGATTGAGGAGATTCAAAGAAAAAATTTGGAGGCTGTCGAGATAGAGCACCTAGGAGCACCTCCGGATTGTATTGTTCAGCACACTGGCTTCCAGGCTGTGTGCCTCAACGACTGGGTGTTAC containing:
- the LOC138040350 gene encoding uncharacterized protein, whose amino-acid sequence is MADSSSSSDSSISGSDLSDCERAVGEDTMENEVVSFPGIQPWRFEPPGRVVRHKSVRMISNVHAIVVTKIVKNDYIKDLQSTAVILKPDKGEGVVLIPKQDYTHAMDSLFSDRTKFKPIKTDPTHRRLFYIQNYLRTLVRRGELDKDSYKRCLCGNCHKMWQEEENICCREIEEIQRKNLEAVEIEHLGAPPDCIVQHTGFQAVCLNDWVLQAAWLQYKQQYGTSAYEGPDHKKSRHVAYRQLVRWCWGVLGKEIRVPLPSCAVNCIRAQFQEPRRSEDDMVFSGFRYADE